In Phycodurus eques isolate BA_2022a chromosome 10, UOR_Pequ_1.1, whole genome shotgun sequence, a genomic segment contains:
- the b3galt6 gene encoding beta-1,3-galactosyltransferase 6 — protein sequence MNLVRLVCRHKTALFLCTVCTFAVVLVFLAKCTSETLKQGHADPPGLAPRASASDPEQHDRSAPSKDVSAFLVVLITTGPKYTERRSIIRSTWLSKRVSDVLAMFVVGTLGLSNEDLQNLNVEQGRHKDLLLLPDLKDSYENLTMKLLHMYSWLDHNVDFKFVFKADDDTFARLDLLKEELRGKEPTRLYWGFFSGRGRVKTAGKWRESSWELCDYYLPYALGGGYILSSDLVRYVHLNAGYLKIWQSEDVSLGAWLAPVDVRRTHDPRFDTEYKSRGCNNKYLVTHKQSLEDMLEKHQMLQRDGRLCKEEVKLRLSYVYDWGVPPSQCCQRKEGIP from the coding sequence GAATTTGGTACGTCTAGTGTGCCGCCACAAGACTGCATTGTTTCTCTGCACTGTGTGCACCTTTGCTGTGGTCCTTGTCTTCTTGGCTAAATGTACCTCCGAAACCCTGAAGCAGGGTCATGCAGATCCACCGGGCTTAGCCCCCCGCGCCAGCGCTTCAGATCCAGAGCAGCATGACCGATCCGCCCCGTCCAAAGACGTGTCAGCATTCCTCGTAGTCCTCATAACAACAGGGCCCAAGTATACTGAGCGCAGGAGTATCATCCGGAGCACATGGCTGTCCAAGAGGGTCTCTGATGTTTTGGCCATGTTTGTAGTAGGAACTCTGGGGCTTTCCAACGAAGACCTTCAGAACCTCAATGTAGAACAAGGACGGCACAAAGATCTGCTCTTACTGCCTGACTTGAAAGATTCTTATGAGAACTTGACAATGAAGCTACTGCACATGTACTCCTGGTTGGACCACAATGTTGACTTCAAATTTGTGTTCAAAGCAGATGATGACACATTCGCTCGCTTGGACCTCCTTAAAGAGGAGCTGCGAGGGAAAGAGCCCACTCGCTTGTACTGGGGCTTCTTCTCGGGCCGAGGGCGAGTCAAGACAGCCGGGAAGTGGCGGGAAAGCTCTTGGGAGCTCTGTGACTATTACCTCCCGTACGCACTGGGCGGCGGCTACATCTTGTCATCTGACCTGGTACGATATGTGCATCTCAATGCAGGCTACTTAAAGATATGGCAGAGTGAAGACGTGTCTTTGGGTGCCTGGCTGGCTCCGGTGGATGTTCGGCGAACGCACGACCCGCGCTTTGACACAGAATATAAATCCCGCGGTTGCAACAATAAATACTTGGTGACACATAAGCAAAGTCTGGAGGACATGCTGGAAAAGCACCAGATGCTGCAGCGTGATGGCAGGCTGTGTAAGGAGGAAGTCAAGCTGCGACTCTCATACGTGTATGACTGGGGTGTGCCCCCCTCGCAGTGCTGCCAAAGGAAGGAGGGCATCCCTTAA